Within the Metasolibacillus fluoroglycofenilyticus genome, the region TGATGCGCGTATTCAGCATGAGGTGCAGGAAATTGATTTTGAGGCTCAGATTGTGAAGGGGCTGTACCGGGATGAAGCTTTTGCTGTACCGTATGATAAATTGTTAATTGCTACGGGTGCTAGCCCAACGATGCCTAATTGGGAAGGGACACATTTAGCCAATATTCATACAGTGAAAACAATTCCTCAAATGAATGAATTATTGGAAAGCTTACAGCACACCCGTCATGTTACTGTGCTAGGGGCGGGCTACATTGCGCTTGAAGTAGTAGAAGCATTGAGGTCACGCGATTTACAAGTGCGCTTAATTCATCGAGGGAAGCAGCTTATGTCATTGATTGATGAGCAGTTGGCTGAGCATGTGCTTGCTGAGGCACAAAAGTATAATGTAGAAGTACTATTGAACGAGCAAGTAACTGGCTTTACAGGGACTGAGGCAGTTGAAGCTGTCGTGACAGAGCAGGGAAGCTATCCGACAGACCTTGTCATTGTCGCAACAGGTGTCAAGCCAAATACAGAACTTGCTGCTAAGCTTGAGCGTTGGGATAACGGGGCCATTATCGTAAATGAATATATGCAAACATCATTACCAAATGTTTATGCTGCGGGCGATTGTGTGGCACATTTCAATTATATCAAAGGTGATTATGATTATGTGGCGCTAGGCACAACAGCAAATAAGCAAGGGCGCATTGCGGGGCTTAATATGGCTGGTAAGGTAAGCCGCTTCAGGGGTGTGGCAGGTACGGCCATTTTAAAGTTCTTTGATTTAGCAATCGGCATGACTGGCATTACATCAAACGATGCAGACAAGCTTGATATAGCATATGATGTGTATACCCATACAGCAAACCATATCGCTGGTTATTACCCTAATGTGCAGCCTATTCATTTACGCATGGTTGTGCAAAAAAATACACAAAAGTTATTAGGCTTGCAGGCAGTCGGTGCAGGCGTAGATAAGCGCATCGATGTTTTTGCAACAGCATTAGCGGCAGGTATGACTTTGCCAGATTTATTGGATATAGATTTTTCCTACTCCCCACCATTTAATGGTGTATGGGACCCGTTGCTTCAAATTGCAAAGAGGGTGCCAGGCACACAAACAATTCTCACACAATTTAATGGAGGGGCGTCTGAAAAGTGACTTTGGGTCACGTCCCTCTCTTGCGATGGGGGATTGCAGGAGCATGTATAGGTATTACTATAAGTAAAGCTGTTCAGAAAATATTGTATTTTCTGGATGGCTTTTTTATTTTGCTAATATATTGTCTAAAATTAAAATTGTTAATTAGTAAACAAAAATAGGTATAAAATTGTGTAAATTAACATGAAAAATAATTTATATGAAAAAAAATAACGTTATTAAGAAAAAAAATAACATTTTATGATTGACTTTTGAATATTCAGATAATATTATTGCTATAAGCTTTAAAGCTTACAAAAGGGATTTTATAAGACTAAGGGGGATTTTAATGAAAAGGTTTACATTTTTTATGATGATGTTATTAACGGGAATATTGTTAGTTGCATGTGGTAGCGATGATGGTAAATCATCCAAAGGAGATGCAGTGATTGAGGGTGTGCCTGAAGGGGTGCAGGGTGTGAAAATTGCGGTATTAAGAAACTTAGCGTCTGATGATCATACGAAGCAGTTTTTAGATGGGGCTCGTAAAGAGGGCGAAGCTTTAGGTTTTAAAGTAGATACGCATATTGTTGAAAATAATGATGCGAAATTCCAAGAGTTAGTGTCGCAAATTACAATGCAAGACTATGACGGAATTATTATTTCGCATGGTAAAGAGGACTATTCTTACGACATGATAAAACCAGCCGTGGAGAAAGGGATAAAAGTAACACTATTTGATACGGTTGCGTTAAAAGATGGCAAAGGTCATGAAGGAGTAACAGCAACTTTTCAAGATGATTATGAATTAGCTCGATTGTCATTACAAGAAATTGCTGAATTAAAAGAAGAGCCTGTAAAAGTAATTAAACTATGGTTTGGCGGTCTATCACCTTTAGATCGTCGTCAAGAAGTTTATAAAGAATTTGAAGATAAAAATGAAATTGTAACGCTCGAAACAATTGGACCAACAAATTTCCAAGATGTACAAGGAGATATTGCCGCTAAAGTGAATGCCATTTTAGCAAAATATCCACCGGGAACAGTGGATGCCGTCTGGGGGTCATGGGACGAATTAGCAAAAGGAGCATACAAATCATTAGTTGATAATAAACGTAGCGACATCAAATTAATTTCCATTGATGTATCGAACCAAGATATTAATTTGATGAAGGAAGACGGTAGTCAATGGATTTCTACAGCAGCAGTAGACCCTGCATTAATCGGTAAAATGAATATGAGAATTATGGCGAAAAAGCTGGCTGGCGAAGATACACCAGAGGAATATAATTTATCCGCAAATTTAATTAAACAAAGTGAGTTAAAGGATGACACTACGATGTTCAATTTAGCGGACATTATTAACGGTTGGGGCGAATCGTCTGATTTTGAGGAAGATTGGATGGAGAAATTGCGTGAACACTACTCTAAATAGCTTAATTAATAGCTAATTAGTAGCTCGCGGCACATTTTTTAGCGTGAAAATTATAAATTAAAACGCCTTTACACTAATAAGGCGTTCTTTCTTTAAATGAGAAAGGAGGGTACAAATGGAAAGTACGACTATTATAGAAATGAAAGGAATTTCAATCGAATTTCCTGGAGTTAAGGCGCTAAACAACGTTAATTTCAAGCTAGAATCGGGTACAATCCATGCAGTCATAGGAGCTAATGGTGCAGGCAAATCAACGCTAATGAAAATATTATCTGGTGCATATCCACATTATACTGGCGAAATTTTTATTAATAATCACAATGTGTCAATTGAAGATACAAAAAAATCAAAGGAGCTAGGCATAGATATTGTTTATCAAGAAGTAGACACGGCGTTAATCCCGTATTTAACAGTGGCAGAAAATATTATGCTCGATAATCTCGTCTTTAGTAAAAAATCGCTAATAAAATGGCAAGCAATCAAATCGCAAGCGAAAGACGTATTAAAGCGTATGGGCATCAGCATGGATATTGATAAAAAGGTACAGGATATTTCATTAGCTGAGAAGCAAATGATACTTATTGCAAGAGCGCTTATCCATGAAAGAAAGTTTTTAATATTAGATGAGCCAACTGCCCCATTAAGTCAGGCAGAGACAGATAAATTATTTTCCATTGTACGTGATTTAGTGAAAAATCATCATTTAGGCATTGTATTTATTTCACATCGAATTCCTGAGCTTTTCAGTATTTGTGAAAAAATCACAATTATGAAGGATGGAGAAATTGTTAACGAAAGCCAAATTGCTGAAATCAGTCCTGCGAAGGTTATTGAATATATGCTAGGAAAGTCCTTCGATTTAGTACATCATAAGCAATTGAAAAATAAAGGGGATGCAATTTTAAAGATAACGAACTTAGTAGACGATTCAGGTCTAGTTAATGATGTCACATTTACTGTTGATAAACATGAAATAGTTGGGATAGTAGGGCTTGTTGGTGCAGGGAAAACGGAGCTTTGTAAGGCAATATTTGGTATGTCACATTTAAAGTATGGAACGATTGAGTTGGCTGGGAAACTGGTCAAGAATATATCACCTTATAATGCAGTAAAAAATAAATTTGGTCTAATTCCTGAAGAAAGAAGAAAAGAAGGGATTTTTGTAGAAGAGCCAATTTATAAAAATTTATCAATGGCGAACTTAGAATTTTTCGCAGGCTTTGCCAAATTTATAAACCGCCAAAAAGAACTAAGTGCCGCTAGAGAAATGATTAAAAAAATTGGTGCTAAAACACCGAATGAATATCAAAAAGTAGCTAATTTATCTGGGGGAAATCAGCAGAAAATTGCGATTGGCAAATGGCTTATGACAGATGCAGAGGTATTAATGTTTGATGAGCCTACGAAAGGTGTAGATGTCGGTGCAAAAGGCGACATTTTTAATCTAATTGATGAGCTAGCGATTGCAGGGAAAGGGATAATTTACGCCACAAGTGAACTAAATGAGGCGTTATTAATCACAGACCGTATTTACGTTATGTATGATGGCAAGATAGTTAAGGAGCTTATTACGAGTGAAACATCCGAGGATGAAATAATGTACTATGCAACCGGGGGTGATAGTTATGCAGGGGCTTAAAAATCTCCAATCTATAAAATTTATGAAAGATTGGGCAATTGTAATTGCGGTTATATTATTAATCATCATTTTTACTATATCGATTCCAACGTTTATGCAGACGGCAAATATCCTGAACATATTAAGAAGTATTTCAATCGTTACGATTATTGCAATCGGATTAACGATATCGCTTTCTGTTAATGGTTTCGACTTATCTATCGGCTCTACTGCGACATTAGCGAGCTCAGTAGTCGTTTCGATGTTTGTATGGTTTAGTATGCCAACAGGCGTTTCTATTTTAGTGGCATTGTTAGCTGTTTTATGTGTTGCATTATTCAATGCTTTTTTAATTGTGAAAATAAAGATTCCTGATTTATTCGCGACGTTAGCAACGATGTTTATTGTTGAAGGGGTTGCAATGACTTATACTGGCGGCGGTTCAATTTCTGTAGGGATGCCTCGATTAGACGGTACACCAACAGAGGGGAGTATTTCTTCCTTTTTCCTAACATTGAGTAAAACGCCATGGATTATCCTCATTATGCTATGTGTTGTGATTGTTGTGCATTTGTTTTTAACATATACGAAGCATGGACGCTTTTTGTATGCTGTCGGTGGGAATGAAGAGGCAGCAAAATTGTCGGGCATTCCTGTCAATCGTTATAAGATGATAGCTTATATTTTTTCAGCACTATTAGCGGGTATAGGTGGTCTATTATTAGCATCACAAATAGGCTCCTCTCAAATTAACGCGGGAGCAGGTTATTTAATGCCAGCAGTTGCAGCCGCTTTTATTGGTCAATCCTTTGCAGGACATGGCAAGCCGAATGCTATCGGTACCTTATTTGGCGCTGCGCTTGTTGGTATTTTGGAAAATGGGTTAGTGATGTTGTCGGTACCGTATTATTCATTAAATATTATAAAAGGGCTTGTATTAGCTTTGGCTTTAGCATCCACATATTACAGTAGAAAAAAATAAGGGGTGGCTGTGATGTATTCAGCGTATTTTTTAATGAGCGATGAAGATGTAAAAAAATATGTTCAAGCAAAGATTAAAGACTTTTCAGGGGAACTACAATGTAGGGAAATTGGAGACGGTAATTTAAACTATGTATTTAGAGTAACGAATGAAGCGGGTGCCTCAGTTATTGTCAAACAGGCAGGACCTCAAGCGAGGATATCTGAAAGCTTTGTACTTTCGACAGACCGAAATCGTATTGAAACAGAGGCATTAATGCTAGAAGCTGAATACACACCAGATTTAGTGCCTAAAGTTTTGTTGTTCGACCAAACGATGAGCTGCTGTGTAATGGAAGATTTAAAGGATTTTGAAATTATGAGAAAGGATTTGATGGCATTTCATACATTCAATCATTTCTCGGAAAATATTTCGACGTTTATGGCTGAAAACTTAATTCGTACAACGGATTTTTTAATGAATCCTGTAAAGAAAAAGCAGCTACAAAAGCAATTTATTAATCCTGAGCTTTGTGAGATTACGGAGCATCTCGTTTATACAGAGCCATATATTGATTTTAAAAAGCAAAATATGCTAACAGAGGGTAATGAGGAATTCATTCAAGACTTTGTATATAACGATAAAGAAATGCATCTGAAAGTTGCGAAGCTAAAGCAACAATTTTTAACACAGGGTCAGGCTTTACTTCATGGTGATTTACATACGGGCTCTATATTTATTAATCAAAAGACTTTAAAAGTTATTGACCCGGAGTTTGCCTTCTATGGTCCTATTGGCTACGATGTTGGGAACTTAGTAGCAAATTTAACATTTTCTTGGCTGAGAGCACTTGCCTTTAACGAAGTAGATTACGGAAATTGGGTAGAGAATGTATTAGTAGAGACAATGGAAAAATTCGAGTTAAAAGCAAGGGCGATATTACAAGAGTCGATAGAACAGTTCGCCATTTATGAGGAAGTTGTAGAGGGGTTTTTATCCTCTATTTTACGGGATACATTTGCCATTGCAGGACTAGAAATAAATCGTCGAATCATTGGCTTAGCAAAAGTAGCAGATATTACAACAATTGAAGATAAAGAAGCACGTATTTTAGCTGAACGAAGAGGTTTATCCATTGCGAAGGAATGTATAAAAAATGATGCTATTTCTAGCATTTCTAAATATCTTCAGTTGCTACTTAAATATAAAGGTGAGGTGTTGATATAATGGAACTTAAGACAATAGAATGGAAAGATGATAAATTAATACTTCTAGACCAAACAGCATTGCCTAACGATGTCAGCTATGTAGAGATTACTACTGCTGAAGATGTTTGGAACGCTATCCATTCCATGATTGTACGCGGTGCACCAGCCATCGGTGTAACGGCTGCTTATGGGGCTTATATTGCTATTCAGCATTTAAAAGGCTCAGTGGAGGAAGCAAAGATAGTGTTAAAGGAACAGCTTGATTACTTAGCAACATCTAGACCGACTGCTGTTAATTTGTTTTGGGCGCTTGAGCGTATGGGGAAGGTAGCAGAGCTGTTTTTAGGAAGTGATTTGGACGAGTTTAAAGAGTGCATGCTTGAGGAAGCGATAGCTGTTCATATGGAGGATGTTAATATTAACCGAAATATTGGAGAGCATTTATTAACTTTATTAGACGATGGTCAAGGTGTTTTAACACATTGTAACGCTGGTGCATTAGCAACAACAAAATATGGCACTGCGACATCACCGTTTTATTTAGCAAAAGAAAAAGGAATGAGCTTAAAAGTTTTTGCAGATGAAACACGGCCTCGATTTCAAGGAGCCATGCTTACTTCTTTTGAGCTTTACCACGCTGGAGTTGATGTAACATTAATTACGGATAATATGGCTGCAACAGTAATGGCGCAAAATAAAGTGCAGGCTGTTATTGTTGGCTGCGATCGTGTTGCGGCAAACGGCGATGTAGCTAATAAAATAGGTACACTGGGGGTAGCAATTTTGGCAAAGCATTATGGTATACCATTTTATGTCGCTACACCTACACCTACGATTGACTTAAATTGTGCAACTGGTGCAGAGATTCCAATCGAAGAGCGAAATAAGGATGAGGTGCTAAAGCCGACAGGGCAATATATTGCACCACCAGAAGTAAAAGTTTATAACCCTGCTTTTGATGTGACGCCTGCTCATTTAATTACAGCAATTGTTACAGAGAAAGGAATTATTCATAGCCCAAATGAGGAGAAATTAAGGGCGGTTTTTAACTAATATTAGTAAAGAATAGGATGACACGCATGGTAAATTCATTACAACATCGACGAAATGAGATTAGTAAATTAGTGAATCAAAAAAACTACGTTGAAATATCGGATTTGAGCAACCGCTTTAATGTTTCTGAGATGACAATAAGAAGAGATCTAGAAAAGATGGAGAATGAAGGGTTATTAATTCGCGTTTTAGGGGGAGCAAAGCCCATTCAAAAATCATTTGTAGAGGACAACTTAAATTTGCGTGCATCTGAAAACCTTTTATCTAAGCAAGTTATAGCACGAGAAGCAGTTAAACTAATTGAAGACGGCGATGTAATTGGCTTTGATGCGAGTACATCTGCTGCTGAGGTAGCAAAATTAGTTAAGGATTTTAAAAATATCACAGTTGTTACAAATAATATTACGATAGCATTAGATTTGATTAGTAGTGAAATAACAACGATTTTACTGGGGGGATATGTGCGCCCAAATTCAATCTCAACGATGGGTACATCCCTAAAAAAGTATATGGAATCCATTAATATAGATAAAATGTTTGTGTCTGCCCGCGGATTAACATTGCAGGAGGGTTTGACAGATTCTACGATTGATGAGGGTGAGGCGAAACAGGCGATGATTCATAAATCAAATCAGATCATTGCCCTCGTTGACCATAGCAAGATTGGTGTCAAAAAACTGTTTCAAGTTATACCTTCAGATGAAATTAATACAATTATCGTTAGTGATTGCGATTGTTTTACAGGAGAGCAAAAAGAAGTAATTGATGAATTTAAAAAGAATCATACCGATTTTCGACTTGTAAAAAATGATGAATAAGGGGTTGTTCATTTGAGACTACTTGATGAACGAAAAAAAATCGTCCAACACTGTCAATTACTTTTGAAAAGTGGACTGACAAAAGGCACTGGTGGCAATATAAGTATTTATGTTCCTTCTGAAAACTGTGTAGTGATTAGCCCAAGTGGCGTACCATATGATTCTATGGAGCCAGAGGATGTTGTGCTGATTGATCTAGATGGGAATAAAATAGAAGGTAATTATAAACCTTCGAGCGAGTGGGCTATGCACACAGCTGTGTACAAACAAAAGCCAGAAATGCAGGCAGTCGTTCATACGCATTCTGTATTTGCTAAAACACTCTCTTGTTTACGTGAAGATTTACCAGCCGTATCTTATTTAGTTGCTGTTGCGGGAAAAAAGGTGTCATGTGCCCAATATGCAAGCTTTGGTACACAGGAGCTTGCTGACAATGCATTAACTGCGATGGGAGATTCTAAAGCCGTTTTATTAGCAAATCATGGACTACTCGCAGCGGGAGAAACGATTGAGGAAGCATTTAATATTGCCGAGGAGATTGAGCTTTGTGCTGAAGTATATATTCGTGCTAGAGGAATAGGAAAGCCGGTTATTTTAGATGATGATGAGATGGAGTATATGTTGGAACGCTTTAAAACATACGGTGCCAGGCACACAAACAATTCTCACACAATTTAATGAAAAAAGGATTGCCCTGCGCAGGAGGCAATCCTTTTTTGATTTTTCAATTTTGCCTTAGCGTAATAAACTTTGGATTTTTTCGGATTCACTCGAAAAAACCTTTGAAGTTCGCGGGAGGCTGGTCTTTTTAATTAGCAGGATTCCTACTAATTAAAGAGAATTGAGGGTGTTTTCTCATGTCCAAATGGTTGACTGCAATTGTATTTAAAATAGCGAGGCGATGCTATTTTGCGGAATATAAATACAAATGCAGGTGATTGGAACAGTTATAGCATAGCGCATTTTTATGCAAAATGGTGGTTTTTCATCAAACCTTAAATGAAATGTAATGTTATTGTAGCATTATTACAAAATTAAGGTTGCTGTAAGCTTCGCACAATTTTACCGTAAGGAGCGCCTGCTAAAGTAGAAGTATCAAGAT harbors:
- a CDS encoding sugar ABC transporter substrate-binding protein encodes the protein MKRFTFFMMMLLTGILLVACGSDDGKSSKGDAVIEGVPEGVQGVKIAVLRNLASDDHTKQFLDGARKEGEALGFKVDTHIVENNDAKFQELVSQITMQDYDGIIISHGKEDYSYDMIKPAVEKGIKVTLFDTVALKDGKGHEGVTATFQDDYELARLSLQEIAELKEEPVKVIKLWFGGLSPLDRRQEVYKEFEDKNEIVTLETIGPTNFQDVQGDIAAKVNAILAKYPPGTVDAVWGSWDELAKGAYKSLVDNKRSDIKLISIDVSNQDINLMKEDGSQWISTAAVDPALIGKMNMRIMAKKLAGEDTPEEYNLSANLIKQSELKDDTTMFNLADIINGWGESSDFEEDWMEKLREHYSK
- a CDS encoding FAD-dependent oxidoreductase → MKYVIVGGDAAGMSAAMEILRNVDDAEITTLERGEIYSYGQCGLPYVIDGRISSPNNLIARSALEFRKRGIDARIQHEVQEIDFEAQIVKGLYRDEAFAVPYDKLLIATGASPTMPNWEGTHLANIHTVKTIPQMNELLESLQHTRHVTVLGAGYIALEVVEALRSRDLQVRLIHRGKQLMSLIDEQLAEHVLAEAQKYNVEVLLNEQVTGFTGTEAVEAVVTEQGSYPTDLVIVATGVKPNTELAAKLERWDNGAIIVNEYMQTSLPNVYAAGDCVAHFNYIKGDYDYVALGTTANKQGRIAGLNMAGKVSRFRGVAGTAILKFFDLAIGMTGITSNDADKLDIAYDVYTHTANHIAGYYPNVQPIHLRMVVQKNTQKLLGLQAVGAGVDKRIDVFATALAAGMTLPDLLDIDFSYSPPFNGVWDPLLQIAKRVPGTQTILTQFNGGASEK
- a CDS encoding DeoR/GlpR family DNA-binding transcription regulator, translating into MVNSLQHRRNEISKLVNQKNYVEISDLSNRFNVSEMTIRRDLEKMENEGLLIRVLGGAKPIQKSFVEDNLNLRASENLLSKQVIAREAVKLIEDGDVIGFDASTSAAEVAKLVKDFKNITVVTNNITIALDLISSEITTILLGGYVRPNSISTMGTSLKKYMESINIDKMFVSARGLTLQEGLTDSTIDEGEAKQAMIHKSNQIIALVDHSKIGVKKLFQVIPSDEINTIIVSDCDCFTGEQKEVIDEFKKNHTDFRLVKNDE
- a CDS encoding ABC transporter permease yields the protein MQGLKNLQSIKFMKDWAIVIAVILLIIIFTISIPTFMQTANILNILRSISIVTIIAIGLTISLSVNGFDLSIGSTATLASSVVVSMFVWFSMPTGVSILVALLAVLCVALFNAFLIVKIKIPDLFATLATMFIVEGVAMTYTGGGSISVGMPRLDGTPTEGSISSFFLTLSKTPWIILIMLCVVIVVHLFLTYTKHGRFLYAVGGNEEAAKLSGIPVNRYKMIAYIFSALLAGIGGLLLASQIGSSQINAGAGYLMPAVAAAFIGQSFAGHGKPNAIGTLFGAALVGILENGLVMLSVPYYSLNIIKGLVLALALASTYYSRKK
- the mtnK gene encoding S-methyl-5-thioribose kinase, giving the protein MYSAYFLMSDEDVKKYVQAKIKDFSGELQCREIGDGNLNYVFRVTNEAGASVIVKQAGPQARISESFVLSTDRNRIETEALMLEAEYTPDLVPKVLLFDQTMSCCVMEDLKDFEIMRKDLMAFHTFNHFSENISTFMAENLIRTTDFLMNPVKKKQLQKQFINPELCEITEHLVYTEPYIDFKKQNMLTEGNEEFIQDFVYNDKEMHLKVAKLKQQFLTQGQALLHGDLHTGSIFINQKTLKVIDPEFAFYGPIGYDVGNLVANLTFSWLRALAFNEVDYGNWVENVLVETMEKFELKARAILQESIEQFAIYEEVVEGFLSSILRDTFAIAGLEINRRIIGLAKVADITTIEDKEARILAERRGLSIAKECIKNDAISSISKYLQLLLKYKGEVLI
- the mtnA gene encoding S-methyl-5-thioribose-1-phosphate isomerase, whose translation is MELKTIEWKDDKLILLDQTALPNDVSYVEITTAEDVWNAIHSMIVRGAPAIGVTAAYGAYIAIQHLKGSVEEAKIVLKEQLDYLATSRPTAVNLFWALERMGKVAELFLGSDLDEFKECMLEEAIAVHMEDVNINRNIGEHLLTLLDDGQGVLTHCNAGALATTKYGTATSPFYLAKEKGMSLKVFADETRPRFQGAMLTSFELYHAGVDVTLITDNMAATVMAQNKVQAVIVGCDRVAANGDVANKIGTLGVAILAKHYGIPFYVATPTPTIDLNCATGAEIPIEERNKDEVLKPTGQYIAPPEVKVYNPAFDVTPAHLITAIVTEKGIIHSPNEEKLRAVFN
- a CDS encoding sugar ABC transporter ATP-binding protein, encoding MESTTIIEMKGISIEFPGVKALNNVNFKLESGTIHAVIGANGAGKSTLMKILSGAYPHYTGEIFINNHNVSIEDTKKSKELGIDIVYQEVDTALIPYLTVAENIMLDNLVFSKKSLIKWQAIKSQAKDVLKRMGISMDIDKKVQDISLAEKQMILIARALIHERKFLILDEPTAPLSQAETDKLFSIVRDLVKNHHLGIVFISHRIPELFSICEKITIMKDGEIVNESQIAEISPAKVIEYMLGKSFDLVHHKQLKNKGDAILKITNLVDDSGLVNDVTFTVDKHEIVGIVGLVGAGKTELCKAIFGMSHLKYGTIELAGKLVKNISPYNAVKNKFGLIPEERRKEGIFVEEPIYKNLSMANLEFFAGFAKFINRQKELSAAREMIKKIGAKTPNEYQKVANLSGGNQQKIAIGKWLMTDAEVLMFDEPTKGVDVGAKGDIFNLIDELAIAGKGIIYATSELNEALLITDRIYVMYDGKIVKELITSETSEDEIMYYATGGDSYAGA
- a CDS encoding L-fuculose-phosphate aldolase, which gives rise to MRLLDERKKIVQHCQLLLKSGLTKGTGGNISIYVPSENCVVISPSGVPYDSMEPEDVVLIDLDGNKIEGNYKPSSEWAMHTAVYKQKPEMQAVVHTHSVFAKTLSCLREDLPAVSYLVAVAGKKVSCAQYASFGTQELADNALTAMGDSKAVLLANHGLLAAGETIEEAFNIAEEIELCAEVYIRARGIGKPVILDDDEMEYMLERFKTYGARHTNNSHTI